GAGGTGGCGCGATGAGTTTGTTTCCGATGTTCCTGAAGCTGACGGGCCGGCCCTGTGTGGTGGTCGGGGCGGGCGCGATTGCGGAAGGGAAGATTGGGGCGCTGCTGGACGCTGAGGCGAAGGTGACGGTGATTGCGCCGGAGGCTCTGCCGCGGGTGCGCGAGTGGACTGAGGGTGGCGACATCGCGTGGGTTCAGCGTGAGTATCGCGAGGGTGATCTGGCGGGGGCGTTTCTTGCGGTTGCGGCAACGGCGACCTCGGAGGTGAACCGCGCGGTGTTTGCCGAGGCGACGAAGCGCGGCGTGCTGGTGAATGCGGTGGACGATCCGCCGTTCTGCGATTTCTATTTTCCGTCGATTGTGAAGCGCGGCGAGCTGCAGATTGCGATTTCGACGGCAGGAGAGAGCCCGGCACTCGCGCAGCGGCTGCGCAAGGAGATTAATGCGGCGCTGCCGCTGGACACGGGCGAGTGGTTGATGGAGCTGGGAAGGCTGCGGCGCGAGGTGACGGCGGTGGAACCGATCGGCGAGCCGCGGAAGCAGTTGCTGCATGAGCTGGCGCAGCGTGAGGTGTGCGGGTTTGCGGAATGTCCGGCAAGGGCGACGGCGAGGCAGCATGCAAGGGAGCATGGATACGCGGTAATCCAGCCCATTCATGACGACGATGAGACTGTCGTCATGAATGGGGCACCCAAAGGTGAGGTGATCCGATGACGCGAGCGGAAGCGGGGAAGGTTTATCTCGTGGGTGCGGGGCCGGGGGATCCGGAACTGCTGACGGTGCGCGCGGTGCGGCTGCTGGAGTCGGCGGATGTGGTGTTTCATGATGACCTGGTTCCGGATGAGGTGTTGGCGCTTGCGCACAGGCACGCGCTGATTACGAGTGTGGGCAAGCGTTGCGGACGGCCGCGGATTACACAGCAGGGAATTCATTCGCTGATGATCGAAGCGGCACGCGCGGGGCAAAGCGTGGTGCGGCTGAAGTCGGGCGACCCCCTGGTATTTGGGCGTGCGGGCGAGGAGATTGCGGCGCTGCGCGCGGCGGGTGTGGGGTTCGAGGTGGTGCCGGGAGTGACGGCGGCGTTTGCTGCGGGGGCATCGCTGGCGCTGCCTCTGACGGACAGGAAGTATGCGTCGAAACTGATTTTCTGCACGGGGCATCATGCGACGGGGAAGGATCCTGCGCCGATTTGGTCAGGTCCGCTGCCGGAGGATGCGACGCTGGTGATCTACATGCCGGGGCGCGATACGGCTCGGCTGGCGCGGGAGTTGGCGGAGGCGGGTGTGTCGGCGGATGTGCCGTGCGCGGCGGTGTCGCAGGCGGCGACTGCGCGGCAGACGCATGCGGTGTCGCGGCTGGAGGGGCTTGCGGAGATGGAGTGTGGGCCGGCTCCGCTGCTGGTGCTGGTGGGCAGCGCGATGGAGCCGTTGTTGGATCAGCCGGAGAAGCTGGTGCAGGTTTTCGAAGCGGCAAGAGCAGCCGCGTCCGACATCGCGTAAAAAGCAGATCCCCTTCGGGGATGACAAACAAGAAAAGCAAAAGCAAAAGCAAAAGCACAGAAAGGTCCGTCGAGTTGGTTAGCGGCGGGTGTAGATGTCGATGTTCGCGGTGGGGTCGTCGGCGAGATCGGCGTAGTGCGGCGAGGGTGGGTGTGGGAGTTGGCGGTATTCGCGGCTCATACGATCGAGCAGTGCGGTGGGCATGTGCGAGCGGTCGTCGTGGAGAAAGATGAGGAGCTGGGGGCGGTCGGCTTCGAAGGCGGCGAGGATTGCGGGTTCGGCAGGGAGTGGGTAGGCGCTGCCGGGGTGCCACCAGAGGGGGAGGCCGCGTGGTGAGGCTAGGCGATAGCGTGCGTAGAGGAACTCCATGCGTGGGCCGAAGAAAACGGAGCGCGGTGTGAGTGTGTGGATCGCGGAGTCGGTCTCTTCGAGGATTGAGGCGAGATTGCGGCAGGTGGTGAACGAGCCGAAGAAGGGATCGTGGATGTGGGCTTCGGTGGGGCAGGTTTCGGCTTCGGCCCAGACGCCGATCTCCTGCATGCGGGCGCGCGAGATGCCGTAGAAGCCCGCGATGGCGAAGAGGATGTAGGTTGCGGCGCTGATGGCGGAGCGAGCGAAGATGTTTGCGCGCGTGGTTGCGATGAGAGCGGCACCGAGGAGGAGAACGGGCGCGTCGACGAGGGCGAACTCGACGTTAGTGCCGATACCGAGCCAGGCGGCGATGACGCCGGTGAGTGCGACAGCGCGGAGCCAGATGGGTGTGGGTGTGCGGCGAAGCGCCTGGAGGATGATCCAGAGTGTGCCGGGCAGGAGGATGGCGTAGATGGTCCAGCGCTGGAAGCCGACGGAGAGGTCCTTGTTATAGAGAATGCCGTCGAGAAAGTGACCGGGCTGGAAGCGCGATGTGAGTTGCGCGTAGAGCCTGTACGTGGACACGAGTGACGTGTGGGCGAAGGCGAGAAGCAGCGAGGAGAGTAATGCCGCGCCGGCGAGTGTGAGGATCGCGGCGCGTGCGCGGCGAGCGAGGAGGAGTGTGATCGTGCAGCCGAGGAGAATGGGGAGTGCGATGTTGGGTTTGGCGAGCAGGAGCAGGGTTTCGGCGAGTGTGAGGTGAGTGAGGAGTTCGGTGCGCGGAGTGTTCGAGATTGCGAGCGCGAAGGTGGCGAGGAGCGCGTAGAGCGAGGCGGTTTCGGTCCAGGAGGAGTGCCAGGGGAAGCCGATGGCGAGGAGCGGCGTCATCTGCAGAGCGCAGTAGATGAGGGCGAGCCAGCGCAGGCGGGTTTCAGAAATGTGGGTTCGGAGCAGATGGATAATGCGGAGGCCGACGATGGTGAGTACGAGTGGGAAGATGGTTCCGGCAAGTGTGATGGCGAGCCAGCGGGCGCCGAGGATTCTGAAGGCGAGTGCGATGGCGAGATAGAGGATCGGTGGGAACGTGCAGATGAAGTCGCGGTTGGGGACCTGGCCGAGGTAGAC
This Acidobacteriaceae bacterium DNA region includes the following protein-coding sequences:
- a CDS encoding bifunctional precorrin-2 dehydrogenase/sirohydrochlorin ferrochelatase; the encoded protein is MSLFPMFLKLTGRPCVVVGAGAIAEGKIGALLDAEAKVTVIAPEALPRVREWTEGGDIAWVQREYREGDLAGAFLAVAATATSEVNRAVFAEATKRGVLVNAVDDPPFCDFYFPSIVKRGELQIAISTAGESPALAQRLRKEINAALPLDTGEWLMELGRLRREVTAVEPIGEPRKQLLHELAQREVCGFAECPARATARQHAREHGYAVIQPIHDDDETVVMNGAPKGEVIR
- the cobA gene encoding uroporphyrinogen-III C-methyltransferase; the encoded protein is MTRAEAGKVYLVGAGPGDPELLTVRAVRLLESADVVFHDDLVPDEVLALAHRHALITSVGKRCGRPRITQQGIHSLMIEAARAGQSVVRLKSGDPLVFGRAGEEIAALRAAGVGFEVVPGVTAAFAAGASLALPLTDRKYASKLIFCTGHHATGKDPAPIWSGPLPEDATLVIYMPGRDTARLARELAEAGVSADVPCAAVSQAATARQTHAVSRLEGLAEMECGPAPLLVLVGSAMEPLLDQPEKLVQVFEAARAAASDIA